The Pseudopipra pipra isolate bDixPip1 chromosome 29, bDixPip1.hap1, whole genome shotgun sequence DNA segment CACCAGCTCTGGCCACAAGAAGGACCAGAAGCAGCTCGAAGGGATGAAGTGGAAAACACTGATGCCAAGGGGGGTTTTGAGCCATCATTTTTTATTGCCTCCACGTCTGCTGTGAAATAAGGAGGGGAAGAGCATTTAATATTTCACAGAGACCGTGGGTTACGCCTTCAAAGCACGATACAAGCAAGATGACAGAGCAGAGCCCCACGAACAGCACAGGATGTGGGGCCCATCAGAGGGTGCAGGAGTGAGACGTTCCCTTCGTTTGTCCTCACTCCTCTTGGCTTCTACTTTATCTTCCGGGCTGGAATTTTGCAgacctgcttctgctgctgccttgggaTGCCCTTTGGCACGGGCACACAGCCTTGCTGGATTTGAGGGGGACAAACCTGCACTGGAGGGGGACAAACCTGCGCTGGAGGAGGACAGACCTGCACTGGAGGAGGACAGACCTGCACTGGAGGAGGACAGACCTGCACTGGCGGGGGACAGACCTGCACTGGACGGGGACAGACCTGCACTGGAGGGGGACAGGTCTGCACTGGAGGGGGACAGGTCTGCACTGGGACACACTTTGGGGCACACTTTGGGGCACTCTGTGGGATGCACTTTGGGGCACTCTGTGGGATGCACTTTGGGGCACACTTTGGGGCGCTCTGTGGGATGCACTTGGGGCTGCTCTGCGGGACACACTGTGGGATGCACTGTGAGGCCTTCCCATAGCTCACCTTGCCCCCCTGGTACCCCGAGCCGTGGCACGTCTCCGAGCACACCGACCTGCCGTAGCCCTGGCACCCCCCTGACGACCCCGAGCTGTACGTGGGTCTCCTGACACAGCTCGAGCCCCCTCCGTGGCACGAGCCGGATGATCCCTGGCACCTCTCGGAGCAGACGGACCTCCCGTAGCCCTGGCAGCCCCCTGCTGATCCCTGGCACCTCTCGGAGCAGACGGACCTCCCGTAGCCCTGGCAGCCCCCCGAGGAGCCGCAGCTGTAGGTGGGTCTCCGGACGCAGGCGGAGCCCCCGTGGCAGCACTCGGAGGAGCCGTAGCCCTGGCCCCCCTCGGAGCAGCCGGGCTGCCTGTAGCCGTAGTGCCGGTAGTCGTGGCCCCTCATGCCCTCGACCCCCTCACTGTCACAGCCTGAGGAGCAGCAGTTGGCGTAGCCGTAGCGGAACGGGGTGCGCCGGGTGTCCAGCCACGACCCCGAGGGGTCGTACCAGGTGGAGTTCAGGTTGAAGTAGGATTCTCTTCCAGAAGAGTAGATCATGGCTGAGCTGCAGGGAAAAGCCTGGAAAACAGCAAGCTGGTGTCACCGTctgctctggttttgtttgacTCCCCGTAAAGCTGCGTTAGTGAGACGTGACCGGGTCACACCCGACTATCCTGAGGGTCTGGGTCCAAAGGAAactcctgcagctgcccagtGCCGGTCAGATTAAGTCCAAACCCTCTTTCTGACCTCccccttcattttttttccctccaggaaCAGAATCAACCATAAGACACCATGTGTGTAAATCCCACACCCTCAAGAGCTTCTTTCTTGGCTTAGCCCATAGTGCCAATCCCACACCCAGGTCTCCCAACAGCTTCTGTCTTGGCTTAGCCCATCATTCTTGAAAGTTCAAGTGTAACAAGTCAGGTCTGTGACCTCCTGaatccaaaccccatccaaaaATGACCCAGGGCTGTGTCTTACCCCGTTCCCAAGGGAAGGCAGGCGCTGACCAGGGGAGCAGATTGTGACAGGCAAAGGGACCGGGGCCTTTTATAGGGTTCCAAGTCTTCCCCTCATAAATGAAACACTCTGCAGGAACGAggattaaattatttattggCAAAACATCTCCTCCATTTGGATGCTGTTCCCATGTCCTGCTTGACTCACGATTTCTGATAAGCATCTTTTAATTACCCAGCGGGACACATAAAAGACTTACAGCGTTTAAGGCACACATTGTCGTGTGAGGCAGGTAATAAAGTACTTATTCACCATCTCCAGAGCACCAGGACACTGAGTGGAGGCTGATGTGTGACCTGTGAGTCAGGAGCCACGATGTGCCCAGGCTCAAGGACCCGGCCTTGCCcttctgctgcccaggagggacATTTCCAGGAGGTGCCTGAAGCACAAACAGGTGACTGGGAAGAGCCAGCTCAGAGTCACCAAAAGCAAATTGTGCTGATGGGTTTCGGTGATGAAGAGGTTGGTTCTGTGcagggggaggccctggcacaggttattCCATggatcccccatccctggaagtgtccaaggccaggctggacagggcttggagcgacctggtcttgtgggaggtgtccctgcccatggcagggggttggaactggatgatctttaaggtcccttccaacccaagccgTTCCAGGATTCCATGAGTGTGATGGGTGGTTTTTGGCACAGTTTCCCACGGCAGCCTCGTGGACTGGACTGTCCATCCAGTGTGGACTGGATGGATGAACTACATGGTGGGTGAAAAACTGGCTGACACTGGTGCCGGTCCTGTTTGAGATCTTCATTAACACCCTGGATAATGGGGGGGACTTGGGAAATCTACAGGTGGCACCAACTTGGGGTGAGGGGCTGAAACTGCTGGAGAAACGGTCCTgtggctgggatggatggggatggactgggatggactgggagggctgggctggactAACTGGGCTGGACTaactgggctgggagggctggggtgGCAAGTGAAAAGCAGTTTGGAAGGTAAGATGGACCAAAGCTGACCTGGAAATGCTGGTCAGGGCTAAACTCAGTCTGTGGGCTCTGAGTCAGTGCACTGGGCCAGTGCCTGGGAACTGGGAAGAAAACAGCTAATAAATAAGGGATCTCCTAAGTTAGATTTCATATATAagtggtgttttgtttgggtaAAATTagacaggagaaaaataaattgttgtggtgaagaaaaaaaaaagaagaaactcctttttccctctccagTTTTCCTTGGGGGTTCTGCGAGGACACGCTTGAGCAACACACAGAAGCAACATTAGATATTTTAATGCACCTTGTGGGAGGCTTTTCTGGCAAAGCgagagagaaaaagcaggtTTGCAGCGCCTGCGAGAGCCGGGGAGCTGCGGGGGAAGAGCCGGGGCTGCGCCTTCCTGCGGGAGTGAAAAGGCATCCCTGGCACGCACGGCCACACCTCACGTGCCGGGCCACGCGCTCATTAACCTGATTAGCATGTAAATGAGGGTGTTGGGCCCGCGCGGGGCTCTCTGGGTGAGGAAGGTGCTGGAACGCTCACGGAGCTGACTGTTTGTCCCTCCGTGTGCACCGCAGAGGATCCGTCCCGCGGTCCTGTGCTGGGTGAACACGGCGGGAGGATTTTCCTGGTGAAACCCCTTCGGCCACCCTCAGGTGTGAACCCTAATTTTGACTTGGAAGTTTCCTCGTGAGGATTTTAATGGCTTTTAACATCTCGTTGTAACGTTGGTGATGTTTTggggggttaaaaaaaaaaggaaccaagTATCTGCTAATTTTTTCTCAGCTTTATTCTCTAATACACGGGGAGAAAATAAATGTGCAGGAGTCCCTGATGCTCCTGCAGTCACAGTggttactttt contains these protein-coding regions:
- the LOC135404018 gene encoding keratin-associated protein 5-1-like, which codes for MIYSSGRESYFNLNSTWYDPSGSWLDTRRTPFRYGYANCCSSGCDSEGVEGMRGHDYRHYGYRQPGCSEGGQGYGSSECCHGGSACVRRPTYSCGSSGGCQGYGRSVCSERCQGSAGGCQGYGRSVCSERCQGSSGSCHGGGSSCVRRPTYSSGSSGGCQGYGRSVCSETCHGSGYQGGKVSYGKASQCIPQCVPQSSPKCIPQSAPKCAPKCIPQSAPKCIPQSAPKCAPKCVPVQTCPPPVQTCPPPVQVCPRPVQVCPPPVQVCPPPVQVCPPPVQVCPPPAQVCPPPVQVCPPQIQQGCVPVPKGIPRQQQKQVCKIPARKIK